From Halodesulfovibrio aestuarii DSM 17919 = ATCC 29578, the proteins below share one genomic window:
- the murD gene encoding UDP-N-acetylmuramoyl-L-alanine--D-glutamate ligase: MEYRPQVVTPGCKAVVVGTGRSGQAAARLLHSLGASVRIVNMNEESVPETFRKTIAECGFETAFGPHTAEQFAGADVVVPSPGVPMLKLAAFIPEQAVVLAEVELAWSCVPHLPTIAVTGTNGKTTTVRLCDAMLRKAGKRVFLGGNIGTPLSEFVLERQEADVLVLEVSSFQLQTCRHFRPTVGVLLNVTEDHLDYHKDMQEYLDAKLHLFSNMEQGDKALLGEEAQKLASGSNNAGLQRAEQHVFSDTGRFAKAHLKGTHNRLNMEAAYAATAPFGVTLDGALAAVKDFSAAPHTLETVARGHGIVFVNDSKATTVDSVRAALESFTDPVLLLAGGHYKGGDLASLADLLKKHVRAVGLYGDSRDVFEAAWDGIVDLEWHESMEDAARALMHKAHDGDVMLLSPATSSFDQYANYKARGDDFRRIANILSK, from the coding sequence GTGGAATATAGACCACAGGTAGTTACACCGGGGTGCAAAGCCGTTGTTGTCGGCACTGGCCGTTCTGGTCAGGCTGCTGCGCGGTTGCTGCATTCTCTTGGTGCCTCTGTACGCATTGTGAATATGAATGAGGAGTCCGTTCCGGAAACCTTCCGAAAAACAATAGCCGAATGCGGGTTTGAAACCGCATTCGGCCCTCATACTGCAGAGCAGTTCGCCGGTGCAGATGTGGTTGTACCAAGCCCGGGTGTCCCAATGCTCAAGCTTGCAGCGTTTATTCCAGAACAGGCTGTAGTGCTGGCTGAAGTGGAGCTTGCATGGTCATGCGTGCCCCATCTTCCAACCATTGCTGTAACCGGAACAAACGGTAAGACAACTACTGTGCGACTTTGTGATGCCATGCTTCGAAAAGCTGGGAAGCGTGTTTTTCTCGGTGGCAACATCGGGACACCGCTTAGCGAATTTGTTCTGGAAAGGCAGGAAGCAGATGTGCTCGTTCTGGAAGTTTCCAGCTTCCAGTTACAGACATGTCGTCATTTTCGTCCGACAGTGGGAGTGTTGCTTAACGTAACAGAAGACCACCTCGATTATCATAAAGACATGCAGGAATACCTTGATGCCAAGTTGCACCTGTTCTCCAACATGGAGCAAGGTGACAAGGCTCTTCTGGGAGAAGAAGCACAAAAGCTCGCTTCTGGCAGCAATAATGCTGGACTGCAGCGTGCCGAACAGCATGTATTTTCGGACACAGGACGTTTTGCAAAGGCGCATCTTAAGGGGACGCACAATCGTTTGAATATGGAAGCTGCCTATGCAGCAACCGCTCCGTTCGGTGTAACCTTGGATGGTGCTTTAGCCGCTGTGAAAGATTTTTCTGCTGCACCGCATACATTGGAAACGGTTGCCCGAGGCCACGGGATTGTTTTTGTGAACGATTCCAAAGCCACAACCGTTGATTCTGTTCGTGCTGCATTGGAAAGTTTTACAGATCCAGTGCTGCTTCTTGCAGGTGGTCATTACAAAGGCGGCGATCTGGCCTCTCTTGCAGATCTCTTGAAAAAGCATGTTCGTGCTGTCGGGCTTTATGGTGACAGTCGCGATGTTTTTGAAGCAGCATGGGACGGCATTGTTGATCTTGAGTGGCATGAGTCTATGGAAGATGCAGCTCGAGCTTTAATGCATAAAGCGCATGATGGTGACGTAATGTTGCTTTCGCCGGCTACTTCCAGTTTTGACCAGTATGCAAATTACAAAGCACGCGGTGATGACTTTAGACGCATCGCCAATATACTTAGCAAATAA
- the mraY gene encoding phospho-N-acetylmuramoyl-pentapeptide-transferase, with amino-acid sequence MLYNLLYPLSSDLSFLNVFKYISFRTVGALLTALILSIVLGPYFINWLKKIKCGQYIQSEVACHTSKAGTPTMGGVLIAFSLITSTLLWCDLTNPYVWLTLLVYAGFGLVGFMDDFTKLRRKENQGLSARAKFLGQIVISGVALFLLVQLPAYSTELYVPLFKNVSPDLGLFYIPFAMLVIIGSSNGVNLTDGMDGLAIVPAVVTALVYGVFVYIAGHAALSQYLQVAGVPGVGEITVFCGALVGAGLGFLWFNAYPAQVFMGDVGSLSIGGTLGFISVLCKQELMMIVVGGLFVVETLSVILQVGSYKLRKKRIFKMAPIHHHFEISGIPESKVIIRFWIISILLGVMALSVLKLR; translated from the coding sequence GTGCTTTATAATCTGCTTTACCCGCTCAGTTCTGATCTGAGCTTTTTGAATGTATTTAAATACATTTCGTTTCGAACTGTTGGGGCGCTACTTACAGCCCTTATTCTTTCAATCGTTTTGGGCCCGTATTTCATTAACTGGCTAAAAAAGATCAAGTGCGGACAGTACATTCAGTCTGAAGTGGCCTGTCACACCAGTAAAGCTGGTACGCCTACAATGGGCGGCGTATTGATCGCGTTTTCACTCATAACCAGCACACTGTTATGGTGTGATTTAACTAACCCGTATGTCTGGCTTACCTTGCTTGTATACGCAGGGTTCGGACTTGTCGGTTTTATGGATGACTTTACAAAGTTACGCCGTAAAGAAAATCAGGGCTTATCCGCCCGTGCCAAGTTCTTAGGTCAGATAGTTATTTCCGGAGTTGCCTTGTTCCTGCTGGTGCAGCTTCCGGCATACTCCACAGAGTTATATGTTCCACTTTTTAAAAATGTGAGTCCGGATCTTGGACTCTTTTATATCCCGTTTGCCATGCTGGTTATTATCGGCTCATCAAACGGTGTGAACCTTACAGACGGTATGGATGGGCTTGCCATTGTACCTGCTGTTGTCACCGCACTTGTATATGGTGTTTTCGTATATATTGCCGGTCACGCTGCACTCTCGCAGTATCTGCAAGTTGCAGGGGTGCCTGGAGTAGGTGAAATTACCGTTTTTTGCGGAGCGCTTGTGGGCGCAGGGCTTGGTTTCCTGTGGTTCAATGCGTATCCGGCACAGGTTTTTATGGGTGATGTCGGTTCACTTTCTATTGGCGGTACTCTTGGATTTATTTCTGTGCTCTGCAAGCAGGAACTGATGATGATCGTTGTCGGTGGCTTGTTTGTTGTGGAAACCTTGTCTGTAATTTTGCAGGTAGGTTCCTATAAGCTGCGGAAAAAAAGGATATTCAAGATGGCACCAATCCATCACCACTTTGAAATAAGTGGCATTCCGGAATCTAAAGTCATTATCCGCTTCTGGATCATTTCGATCTTACTTGGCGTAATGGCTCTCAGCGTTCTCAAACTGCGTTAA
- a CDS encoding UDP-N-acetylmuramoyl-tripeptide--D-alanyl-D-alanine ligase — MKLTLGQIQSAMGAVGFLGDSESTVPAGVQTDSRVLKRGELFFCISGERFDGHNFAKAALEHGACAIVAERPPFSMEEMMDMECREGGVPLLMVQDCVVALGRLAAYHRLLTKAIVTGITGTAGKTTVKELLAEVLSVRGTTARNHLNLNNQIGLPVSMLGASGDEKYWVMEAGISKPNDMDELGAILRPDLGIILNVGEGHTEGLGDKGVAHYKSQLLKYVQQGGVGLVSADYPELTEACARQFNEMRYFSIKDPECGYYAEYSGPVSEVQGKYRVNLCGKEFEVTAPFRGAFAAENVIAVAAAADIIGLKSTEIIQGFAQATLPEKRFNCSQRGNWLVIDDCYNSNPLSCARALETAAELAEDKPLVLVLGEMLELGEQAYEAHKKLGEKITESKADVVCWIGKNRNAVKEGLDETNFTGEFHCVETPQQFLNLCRTLSVNNGVILFKGSRGNKLERFVSVFCDNCCRGRTTGITGAL, encoded by the coding sequence GTGAAGTTAACGCTCGGTCAGATTCAGAGCGCAATGGGGGCTGTGGGTTTCCTTGGTGACTCGGAAAGTACGGTACCTGCCGGTGTGCAGACTGATAGCCGCGTGCTGAAGCGCGGTGAACTGTTCTTTTGTATTTCAGGCGAACGGTTTGATGGCCATAACTTTGCGAAAGCAGCACTTGAGCATGGCGCATGCGCTATTGTTGCAGAACGTCCTCCTTTTTCCATGGAAGAAATGATGGACATGGAATGCCGTGAAGGCGGCGTACCTCTGTTGATGGTTCAGGATTGTGTGGTGGCTCTCGGAAGGCTGGCAGCGTATCATCGTCTGCTTACCAAAGCTATTGTCACCGGTATTACCGGAACTGCAGGGAAAACAACTGTAAAGGAATTACTTGCAGAGGTTCTTTCCGTCCGCGGTACCACAGCTAGAAATCATCTTAATTTAAATAATCAGATCGGATTGCCGGTATCAATGCTTGGCGCATCCGGTGATGAAAAATATTGGGTTATGGAAGCAGGCATCAGCAAGCCGAACGATATGGACGAGCTTGGCGCTATTCTGCGACCTGACCTTGGCATTATTTTGAACGTGGGCGAAGGTCACACAGAAGGTCTGGGTGACAAGGGTGTAGCTCATTATAAATCGCAGCTTCTAAAATATGTTCAGCAGGGTGGTGTAGGGCTTGTCTCTGCCGATTATCCAGAACTGACAGAAGCGTGCGCCCGACAATTTAATGAAATGCGGTATTTTAGTATTAAAGATCCTGAATGTGGTTACTACGCAGAATACAGCGGGCCTGTATCAGAAGTTCAGGGAAAATATCGTGTTAATTTATGTGGCAAAGAGTTCGAAGTGACTGCTCCGTTCAGGGGGGCTTTTGCAGCCGAGAACGTGATCGCAGTTGCTGCCGCCGCAGACATTATCGGGCTTAAGTCTACAGAAATAATTCAGGGTTTTGCGCAGGCAACATTACCGGAAAAACGGTTTAATTGTTCCCAGCGTGGAAACTGGCTTGTTATAGACGATTGTTATAATTCGAATCCGCTTTCTTGTGCCCGAGCGCTGGAAACAGCAGCAGAGTTGGCAGAAGATAAGCCGCTTGTTTTGGTATTGGGTGAAATGCTGGAACTGGGGGAGCAGGCTTACGAGGCACACAAAAAACTTGGTGAAAAGATTACTGAATCGAAAGCTGACGTTGTGTGCTGGATTGGCAAAAACCGCAATGCGGTGAAAGAAGGTCTTGATGAGACTAACTTTACCGGGGAATTCCACTGCGTGGAAACACCGCAGCAATTTCTTAATCTTTGCAGAACGCTTAGTGTAAACAACGGAGTCATCTTATTTAAGGGGTCACGTGGTAATAAGCTGGAGCGTTTTGTTTCTGTGTTCTGCGACAACTGTTGTCGTGGCAGAACAACGGGGATAACTGGTGCTTTATAA
- a CDS encoding UDP-N-acetylmuramoyl-L-alanyl-D-glutamate--2,6-diaminopimelate ligase: protein MAQIIPMEQLEQQVATGLLTLHIDSRKVKQGDVFIALPGASVDGGKFIGNAIENGAAYIVCSKDNIPADSADAVFVVAENPKETLGKLASARFGTANLNLKLVGVTGTNGKTTVTSILEYLFAQAGRKTGVIGTVAYRWPGTEIVASMTTPDCLKQHSLLSRMEAAGVEYAFMEVSSHALDQNRSSGIRFAGGVLTNVTQDHLDYHGDMETYYEAKKKLFTTVPDIAKLGVVNIDDEYGKRLLPELTNGIGFTLTGREIEGCRILRGNIVESTVDGLHLHMSFEGKEWNIVSPMVGTHNASNLLAAMAVGIGMGLTPDQMQCLSGYNGVCGRLERIPTDKGIYAFVDYAHTPDALVNVLSALRETGFKRIITVFGCGGDRDRTKRPIMGEAVAKGSDVAVLTSDNPRTENPDAILEDVKPGLADCKEVHVEVDRKKALELAVSIATPGDCILVAGKGHEDYQVIGTKKVSFSDQAILKELL from the coding sequence ATGGCGCAGATAATACCTATGGAACAGCTGGAGCAGCAGGTAGCAACCGGCTTGCTAACGCTGCATATTGATTCCCGAAAAGTGAAGCAGGGAGACGTGTTTATCGCGCTTCCGGGTGCTTCTGTTGATGGTGGGAAATTTATCGGAAACGCCATTGAGAATGGTGCAGCATACATTGTATGCAGCAAAGATAATATTCCAGCAGATTCTGCCGATGCGGTATTTGTTGTGGCTGAGAATCCAAAAGAAACTCTTGGTAAGTTAGCCTCTGCCCGTTTTGGAACGGCGAACCTGAATTTGAAACTGGTGGGTGTTACCGGTACAAACGGCAAAACAACCGTAACCAGCATTCTGGAATATCTTTTTGCTCAGGCAGGGCGCAAAACAGGTGTTATTGGCACCGTTGCGTATCGCTGGCCGGGTACGGAGATCGTTGCCAGCATGACAACACCTGATTGTTTAAAACAGCATTCTCTCCTTTCCCGGATGGAAGCTGCCGGTGTTGAGTATGCCTTTATGGAAGTTTCCTCCCATGCTCTTGATCAGAATCGTTCTTCCGGTATTCGTTTTGCCGGTGGTGTGCTCACAAACGTGACACAGGATCATCTGGATTACCATGGGGATATGGAAACCTATTATGAAGCAAAGAAAAAGTTGTTTACCACAGTTCCGGACATTGCAAAGCTCGGTGTTGTGAATATCGATGATGAGTATGGTAAGCGTCTGTTGCCGGAGCTCACGAACGGTATCGGCTTTACTTTGACCGGTAGGGAAATTGAAGGTTGCCGGATTTTACGTGGCAACATTGTTGAGTCTACCGTGGATGGCCTTCATCTCCACATGTCCTTCGAAGGGAAGGAGTGGAATATTGTTTCACCGATGGTAGGTACACATAACGCTTCCAACCTGCTTGCAGCGATGGCTGTGGGTATCGGTATGGGACTTACTCCGGATCAGATGCAGTGTCTTTCCGGATACAACGGTGTTTGCGGGCGTCTGGAGCGTATTCCGACAGACAAAGGTATTTATGCTTTTGTTGACTACGCACATACTCCTGATGCGCTGGTGAACGTTCTTTCCGCTCTGCGTGAGACAGGGTTTAAGCGCATAATTACCGTGTTCGGCTGCGGCGGCGATCGTGACCGTACAAAACGCCCGATAATGGGTGAGGCAGTGGCAAAGGGATCTGATGTCGCGGTGTTAACTTCTGATAACCCGCGTACAGAAAATCCTGACGCTATTCTTGAAGATGTGAAGCCGGGTCTTGCTGATTGTAAAGAAGTACATGTTGAAGTGGATCGTAAAAAAGCTCTTGAGCTTGCAGTATCCATTGCGACACCTGGTGATTGTATCCTTGTGGCTGGTAAAGGCCACGAAGACTATCAGGTAATCGGTACTAAAAAAGTATCATTCAGCGATCAGGCAATTCTTAAGGAGTTGCTCTAG
- a CDS encoding penicillin-binding transpeptidase domain-containing protein: MARATRTKSLSRSKRTASANRASASQKRDWSRVRFLCVAALMAVVWCSLWGRAYSLQVVDTQNLSGRALRQHLTSELVTGRRGKILDRDNRVLASTLAIKSVFVRPYEVESPYTVSVRLANILKVDPKFIRKKIKKGRNFVWIKRKIDDRTAAAIKKQGLKGVYLQTEFGRIYPNKMLTGNLLGYVGVDEKGLAGIEYAFNKTLTGSSSKFVVQRDAAGRRLFLQGAEETTPLQGDDISLTIDSEVQFFAEQAVQYAVNAYDAKWGGAMVVDVASGDILAWAQAPMFNPNVFGQYSSSQRRDHIAQDVLEMGSTIKPFLMAAALEEKIIEPDSLFFCENGKWKLHNVRIRDTKKLQWLTAKKVLSYSSNIGTAKIGLELGATKYRDYLVRLGFGKKAALPLAGQSSGILRPLKNWTQVDLANAAFGQGFASTLPQLAEAYLVLANGGVRKPLRLVKNFPLREEVLKENSQRVFSEETTHTVLKMMQDVVESGTGKSAAISGVSIGGKTGTAQKAARSGGYGSKYTSSFVGLIPALNPEFIILVVVDEPAKNYYGSKVAAPAFKEIAMRYMALNGTLPDFEKSRLLASAIPSTLIPKYGERRFDVGGKPQVSGNSIPDLRGRSIRFAMEVYARQGIIPSVMGSGAFVKKQKPAAGAKWSAGSKQQYTLWLSEQS, translated from the coding sequence GTGGCCAGGGCAACGCGAACCAAATCACTTTCCCGATCAAAAAGAACCGCCTCGGCAAACCGGGCTTCCGCTTCACAAAAGCGGGACTGGAGCCGCGTGCGGTTTTTGTGCGTTGCAGCACTTATGGCGGTAGTGTGGTGCTCTTTATGGGGGCGAGCCTATAGTTTGCAGGTTGTGGATACGCAAAATTTGAGCGGCAGGGCACTTCGCCAGCATCTTACATCGGAACTGGTAACAGGGCGGCGAGGCAAAATTCTTGATAGGGATAACAGGGTACTGGCATCAACTCTTGCCATTAAATCTGTCTTTGTGCGTCCCTATGAAGTGGAAAGCCCGTATACCGTCTCAGTTCGTCTTGCCAATATTCTGAAGGTTGATCCCAAATTTATTCGTAAGAAGATAAAAAAAGGTCGGAATTTTGTCTGGATAAAAAGAAAAATCGACGACAGGACAGCTGCTGCCATTAAAAAACAAGGACTGAAAGGCGTATATCTTCAGACTGAATTCGGGCGGATATACCCGAATAAAATGTTGACCGGTAACCTGCTCGGTTATGTTGGTGTAGACGAGAAGGGACTTGCTGGTATTGAGTATGCATTTAATAAAACGCTCACCGGGTCCTCCTCTAAATTTGTTGTGCAGCGTGATGCCGCTGGTCGGAGGCTTTTTTTGCAAGGTGCAGAAGAAACTACTCCGCTACAGGGTGATGACATAAGCCTGACCATTGATTCAGAGGTTCAGTTCTTTGCAGAGCAGGCCGTTCAGTATGCCGTTAATGCGTATGATGCAAAATGGGGTGGAGCCATGGTTGTTGATGTTGCCAGCGGTGATATCCTTGCATGGGCTCAGGCTCCTATGTTTAATCCGAACGTGTTTGGACAGTATTCTTCCAGTCAGCGTCGTGACCACATTGCGCAGGACGTGCTTGAAATGGGTTCAACCATTAAGCCGTTTCTTATGGCGGCAGCATTGGAAGAAAAAATTATTGAACCGGATTCCTTGTTTTTTTGTGAAAATGGCAAATGGAAGCTGCACAATGTCCGGATTCGTGACACGAAAAAATTACAGTGGCTTACTGCAAAAAAAGTGCTGAGTTATTCCAGCAATATCGGCACAGCCAAAATTGGACTTGAACTTGGTGCAACCAAGTATCGTGACTACCTTGTGCGGTTGGGCTTTGGCAAAAAAGCGGCGTTGCCACTGGCTGGTCAGTCCTCCGGAATCCTGCGACCACTAAAGAACTGGACACAGGTTGACCTTGCCAACGCAGCATTTGGACAGGGCTTTGCTTCAACACTGCCACAGTTGGCAGAGGCCTACCTTGTTCTTGCAAATGGTGGAGTACGAAAACCGTTGCGGCTGGTAAAAAATTTTCCATTACGTGAAGAGGTGCTGAAAGAAAACTCCCAGCGGGTATTCTCAGAAGAAACAACACATACTGTGTTAAAAATGATGCAGGATGTTGTTGAGTCCGGTACAGGGAAAAGTGCTGCCATTTCTGGTGTTTCTATCGGTGGAAAAACAGGCACAGCGCAAAAAGCAGCCCGCAGTGGCGGGTACGGCAGTAAGTATACTTCTTCATTCGTCGGGCTGATTCCGGCGTTAAATCCAGAGTTCATCATATTAGTTGTTGTTGATGAACCTGCAAAAAACTATTACGGGAGCAAGGTTGCCGCACCAGCTTTTAAAGAAATCGCTATGCGGTACATGGCTCTCAATGGCACATTGCCCGACTTTGAAAAGTCCCGTCTTCTTGCATCTGCAATTCCGTCAACACTTATCCCAAAATATGGTGAGCGACGTTTTGATGTAGGCGGCAAGCCGCAGGTTTCCGGAAATTCAATTCCGGACTTACGGGGCAGGTCTATACGCTTCGCAATGGAAGTTTATGCGCGTCAGGGCATTATACCTTCTGTAATGGGCAGTGGCGCTTTTGTAAAAAAACAAAAACCGGCAGCAGGTGCAAAGTGGTCTGCCGGAAGTAAACAGCAATATACACTGTGGCTATCGGAGCAATCGTAA
- the rsmH gene encoding 16S rRNA (cytosine(1402)-N(4))-methyltransferase RsmH: MSSEQDSAQNQQEWGDHVSVLLNEVIDYLDPKPGGYYLDGTLGLAGHSEALLKKAEGKAHLLGIDRDLETLERARKRLEPFRDYVVTAHAKFSEFEMVLRDAGWDELDGALIDIGVSSMQIDQPERGFSFKIEGPLDMRMDPAGGMPPASSIVNKASYEKLKFIIGRYGEDPMCGRIAKAILEARSIAPIETTTQLASIVEKAYPAKWRAKSRNHPATRTFQALRMVVNSELEELEAFLKRILDHLRPGGRLAVITFHSLEDRMVKRMFKEESTGCICPKQIPVCICNHTPNVKLLTKKPVTATEEERKINSRSSSAKLRVVEKL; the protein is encoded by the coding sequence ATGAGTTCCGAACAGGATAGCGCACAAAACCAGCAAGAATGGGGCGATCATGTCTCGGTGTTGCTGAACGAAGTGATCGACTATCTCGACCCGAAACCGGGGGGATACTATTTGGATGGTACCCTTGGTCTCGCGGGGCATAGCGAAGCTTTGTTGAAAAAAGCAGAAGGTAAAGCGCATCTGCTCGGTATTGATAGAGATCTTGAAACTCTTGAACGCGCCCGCAAGCGTCTTGAGCCGTTTAGAGATTATGTTGTAACCGCCCATGCCAAGTTCAGCGAATTTGAAATGGTGCTGCGTGATGCTGGGTGGGATGAACTTGACGGGGCACTTATCGATATTGGTGTTTCTTCTATGCAGATTGACCAACCGGAGCGTGGGTTCAGTTTTAAAATAGAAGGACCGCTTGATATGCGTATGGACCCTGCCGGAGGCATGCCGCCAGCAAGCTCCATTGTAAATAAGGCTTCATACGAAAAGTTAAAATTTATTATTGGCCGATATGGTGAGGATCCGATGTGTGGACGCATTGCAAAAGCAATTCTAGAAGCACGTTCGATTGCTCCGATTGAAACCACCACACAGTTGGCTTCAATTGTAGAAAAAGCGTATCCGGCCAAGTGGCGCGCTAAATCTAGAAACCATCCTGCAACACGAACTTTTCAGGCGTTGCGTATGGTCGTTAACAGCGAATTAGAAGAGCTTGAAGCATTTTTGAAACGCATTTTGGATCATCTTCGCCCGGGTGGGCGACTTGCGGTAATTACCTTCCATTCTTTGGAAGACCGTATGGTCAAACGCATGTTCAAGGAAGAATCAACCGGATGTATTTGTCCGAAACAGATTCCTGTTTGTATTTGCAACCATACCCCGAATGTTAAGTTGCTAACCAAAAAGCCGGTTACTGCAACCGAAGAAGAACGTAAGATCAACTCCCGTTCTTCCAGCGCAAAATTGCGCGTGGTTGAAAAACTGTAG
- the mraZ gene encoding division/cell wall cluster transcriptional repressor MraZ, with translation MYFRGRSHRSLDNKGRVMLPSAFRDILLSRSEGGTLVLTTYDRCVMGFPLPDWEEFEQKFHRLKNPSLKLRHFRRLVIGGAEEIIVDKQGRIRIPADHMAYGGLQREIVIVGQGSKFEIWDKTRFEDLMTLNFDDVADELTESGIDFPI, from the coding sequence ATGTATTTCAGAGGCCGATCCCACCGAAGTCTCGATAATAAGGGTAGGGTAATGCTCCCCTCAGCCTTTAGGGACATTCTTCTATCTCGCTCAGAAGGCGGGACTCTTGTCCTTACCACCTACGACAGGTGTGTAATGGGCTTTCCTCTGCCTGATTGGGAAGAGTTCGAACAAAAATTTCATCGATTAAAAAATCCATCTCTTAAGTTGCGTCATTTTCGAAGACTCGTTATTGGCGGAGCCGAAGAAATTATTGTGGATAAGCAGGGACGCATCAGAATTCCTGCGGACCATATGGCATACGGTGGACTTCAAAGAGAAATAGTGATTGTTGGGCAGGGAAGCAAGTTCGAGATTTGGGATAAAACTCGGTTTGAAGATCTGATGACACTCAACTTTGATGATGTGGCCGACGAATTAACAGAAAGTGGGATTGATTTCCCGATTTAG
- the pyk gene encoding pyruvate kinase has translation MRTKIIATIGPASNSRQKLSELIEAGVRIFRLNFSHGDATMFEGLIALIRELETEYETPITILQDLSGPKMRIGQLSEDSYTLKKHDRLVLGPSGSEHVRQLPFIPFDVPEIMETLEIGDKIVLADGVLPFRVTEKLDLGAFEIECRNDGFLTSRKGLALPGKPINLPAMTEKDQKDLRDGLRLGVDACALSFVQTAADIEVARKIILESGKNIPIIAKLERQNSVTNLDAILEVTDIIMVARGDLGVECPLPQLPAMQKRIIEACNRAGKPVIVATQMLLSMVNNPVPTRAETTDVANAVLDGTDCLMLSEETAMGNYPVQTVKYMTNIAQEAEKYYFEQERDMTPSKGQATPDFLAYSACLMAEKVEAKALVCHSNSGTSARLLSARRPNQLVHALTPNENVRRALNFSWGVVSDPIDKSIEAHLQRAETFVETSPEFHAGDRVVITAGQPKPGGQARGTNLVKIYHK, from the coding sequence ATGAGAACTAAAATTATTGCCACCATTGGTCCGGCCAGTAACTCCCGACAAAAATTGTCAGAGCTTATCGAAGCCGGCGTACGAATTTTCAGGCTTAACTTCTCTCATGGTGATGCGACCATGTTTGAAGGTCTTATTGCACTTATCCGTGAACTCGAAACAGAGTACGAGACTCCAATTACCATCCTTCAGGACCTTTCCGGCCCTAAAATGCGTATTGGTCAGCTTAGCGAAGACAGCTATACGCTGAAAAAGCATGACCGTCTCGTTCTCGGCCCTTCCGGTTCCGAACACGTGCGTCAACTTCCTTTCATTCCGTTCGATGTTCCTGAGATCATGGAAACTCTGGAAATCGGCGACAAAATCGTGCTCGCAGACGGTGTTCTTCCGTTCCGCGTAACCGAAAAACTCGACCTCGGCGCATTCGAGATCGAATGTCGTAACGACGGATTCCTGACCTCCCGTAAAGGTCTTGCTCTTCCAGGTAAGCCGATCAACCTTCCGGCTATGACCGAAAAAGACCAGAAAGACCTGCGTGACGGTCTGCGTCTCGGTGTTGATGCTTGCGCTCTCTCCTTTGTTCAGACTGCTGCTGACATTGAAGTTGCACGCAAAATCATCCTCGAATCTGGCAAGAACATTCCAATTATCGCAAAGCTTGAGCGCCAGAACTCTGTCACCAACCTCGATGCTATCCTCGAAGTTACAGACATCATTATGGTTGCCCGTGGCGACCTTGGAGTTGAATGTCCGCTCCCACAGCTTCCTGCTATGCAAAAACGCATTATCGAAGCATGTAACCGCGCAGGGAAACCGGTAATTGTTGCAACCCAAATGCTTCTGTCTATGGTGAACAACCCTGTTCCTACCCGGGCAGAAACTACTGACGTTGCAAACGCAGTGCTTGACGGTACTGACTGTCTTATGCTTTCCGAAGAAACCGCTATGGGTAACTATCCGGTACAGACAGTTAAATATATGACGAACATTGCTCAAGAAGCAGAGAAATACTACTTTGAGCAAGAGCGTGACATGACTCCAAGCAAAGGTCAGGCTACTCCGGACTTCCTTGCGTACTCTGCATGTCTCATGGCTGAAAAAGTAGAAGCTAAAGCGCTTGTCTGCCACTCTAACAGTGGCACATCCGCCCGTCTTTTATCAGCCCGACGTCCAAATCAACTCGTTCACGCACTCACTCCGAATGAAAATGTTCGCCGTGCCCTGAACTTCTCATGGGGAGTTGTCAGCGATCCTATTGACAAATCTATTGAAGCCCACCTACAACGAGCTGAAACATTTGTTGAAACATCCCCTGAATTCCATGCTGGTGATCGAGTTGTTATTACTGCAGGACAGCCTAAACCGGGAGGACAAGCCAGGGGTACAAACTTGGTTAAAATCTACCATAAGTAA